Genomic window (Achromobacter sp. B7):
CTCCAGTGCCTTGATGCGCTGCGAGACTGCCGACGGCGTCACGCTAAGCGACAGCGCGGCCCGCTCAAAACTGCCTTCGCGCACCACCGCGGCCAGCGCCCGCAGGTTGCCATGGTCGATTTTCATGGATTAGCTATCCTTAATTCAGTAAAGGAAAATTAGCTGTATTTCATCGGCGTGACAAGGGAAAATACGTGATTGTCAAACTGCGCAATGCGTTCGGCATTCTTCAGTTAGCACCCTTAATAAAGCGCCGCCACAGGCGTAGCAGTCACAGGTATTCGCATCATGTTCGCCACGTTGTCATCCCCCCTCTTTCTTACTGCCTGGGCCAGCGGAACGGCCACCGGGCTGGGTCTGTTCGCCGTTGTGGGCGCGCAAAGCGCGTTCATCCTGCGACAGGGGTTGATGCGCGCGCACCTGTTCAGCGTGGTCGCCATTTGCGCGTTGATCGACGCGGTGTTCATCTTTGCCAGCGTCTCGGGCCTGCAAGCGCTGACCGCCTGGTTCCCCTGGTTGACCACCGCCGTGCTCTGGTTCGGGGTGGCCTTCCTGTCTTGGTACGCGGTGCAGTCCGCACGCCGCGCATGGACCGCCACAGGTGGCCTTGCCGCCGCGCGCGACGTGGTGCCGTCGCGCCGCGCCGCGATGCAGGGCGCGCTGGG
Coding sequences:
- a CDS encoding LysE/ArgO family amino acid transporter, which codes for MFATLSSPLFLTAWASGTATGLGLFAVVGAQSAFILRQGLMRAHLFSVVAICALIDAVFIFASVSGLQALTAWFPWLTTAVLWFGVAFLSWYAVQSARRAWTATGGLAAARDVVPSRRAAMQGALGFSLLNPHFWLDMVVVGSLAHGFDDARMAFAAGAFTASLLWLAVLGIGSRVFARFFANASAWRVLDGVIAVVMAGLAASLAIKGI